One Streptosporangium becharense genomic window, GTCGTGCCAGTCGGCCTCGCCGTCGCCCACGGCCCTGACCGCGCCGCCGCCCCGCAGGTACGGTTCCGCCCGCGCCAGCCAGTCGGAACGGCCGATCAGCGCACCGGTGCCGAACGGGGCGTACAGCTTGTGGCCGGAGAAGACCACGTAGTCGAGGTCGAGCGCGGTCAGGTTGAGGCGGCGGTGCGGGACGAGCTGGGCGGCGTCGACGAGGATGCGGGCGCCGTGCCGGTGGGCGATGTGGGCCAGGGCGGCGATCGGCCACAGCTCACCGGTGACGTTGGAGGCGGCGGTCACCACCAGCAGCTTGGGGCCGTCGAGCGCGGCCAGGGCCTCGTCGGCGGCACGGACGGCCTCGCCGGGGAAGGCCGGCGGCGCCAGCCGCACGGCGTCGCCCCAGGGCAGCAGGGAGGCGTGGTGCTCGGTGTCGAAGACCACGGCGGTGGTCCCCGCCGGCAGGCTGCGGGCCAGCAGGTTGGTCGCGTCGGTGGTGTTGCGGGTGAAGATCACCGAGTCGTCGGGGCGGGCTCCGACGAAGGCGCGGACGGTGTGCCGGGCCTGCTCGTAGCGGGCCGTGGTGAGCTGGGACGCGTACCCGGCGCCGCGGTGGACGCTGGAGTAGGCCGGGAGCGCGGCGGCGACGGCGGCGCTCACCGGCTCCAGACAGGGGGCGCTGGCGGCGTAGTCGAGGTTGGCGTAGCGGACGATCCGGCCGCCCCGGACCGGGACCTCCAGGTCCGAGCCGAGCACCGCGGGGATCGGCCGGTCGCCGGACGGGCGGGCCGCGAGGGTTCGCGGAGCCGCGGCGGCGTCCGGGGACGCGGTGTCGGCGGCGGCAGTGGTGAAGATCGTCAGAGTGGACACGCCGGCGCTCCTTCGAGGTCGTCGGACCCCAAGCCGTGGCGTTGGTGCGTGGAGCCCGCGCTTGCCCGGCACGCTGCGCGCCGGACCAGGTCTTCACCCGGGGCACCCCGCCGCGGACGCGAGGGTTGCCGGCCAGCGAGCCGGGGCTTGTCACTGGCACTCATGACCTACGCCGGAACTATAACCGACCCCGGGCCGCCTCTCGCAAGTCCGAAATGTAATCAGGCCGATACGTGGGCAGGAACTTCCGGTGCCCGTCGGTCGTCCTGGCAGTCAGCCGACGGAACCCGACAGGGACCGACAGAGGAGGAAGCGATGGACTGGGTGACCAACCCGGAGATATGGATAGGGTTCTTCACCCTTGTCGCCCTGGAGATCGTCCTGGGCATCGACAACATCATCTTCATTTCGATCCTGGTCGGGAAGCTCCCCGAGGCGCAACGCGACCGGGCACGCAAGATCGGCCTCATGGTCGCCCTGGTCAGCCGGCTGGCGCTGCTGCTGGCGCTGTCGTGGGTGATACGCCTCACCAACCCGCTCTTCGAGGTCTTCGGGCAGGGGATATCGGGGCGTGACCTGATCCTGATAATCGGCGGGCTGTTCCTGCTGGGCAAGAGCGTCTTCGAGGTGCACGACAGCCTGGAGGGCAAGTCCGGCCACGCCGGGAGCAAGGTGGCCGCGTCCTTCGGTGCCGTGATCGTCCAGATCATGATCCTCGACATCGTCTTCTCGCTCGACTCGGTGATCACCGCGGTCGGCATGGTCGACGAGGTCGGCGTCATGATCGCTGCCGTCATCGTCGCCGTCGCCGTGATGCTGGTCGCCTCCGGGCCGATCAGTCACTTCGTGGACCGGCACCCGAGCATCAAGATGCTCGCGCTGTCCTTCCTGATCCTGATCGGCGTCGTGCTGATCGCCGAGGGCTTCGAGCAGCACATCTCCAAGGGGTACATCTACTTCGCGATGGCGTTCTCGCTGGTGGTGGAACTGTTCAACATCCGGCTGCGTTCCAAGGCGGGCAGGGACGAACCGGTGGAACTGCACCGCCGCTACGAGCCCGAGGAGCAGGCGGGCGGACGCGCCGACTCCTGAGCGCCGGCCCTCGCGGACCGGTCGCCGTACGCCAGCTCCCGTGTGCGGGCAGCCGCGGGCCGGTTCGCGAGGGCCGGTCGCCGCAGACGGATCCCGCGTGCCGGTCGCCACACCCGGCGGCCCTCACGTGGGGCCGCCGGGCCGCCGTACCTCTCGGCTGGGAGGTCGCTGAGCTGGCGATTACGATGCATGAGTGCGTTTTGATCCTTGGAATCCGGAATTCATCGCCCACCCGTACGACGCCTACGACGAGCTGAGACGGGAACGGCCGGTCAGCTTCTTCGAGCCGACCGGCCAGTGGCTGATCGCCCGGCACGCCGACGTCAACGCGCTGCTGCGCGACCGCAGGCTCGGCCGGTCCTACCTGCACGTCGCCACCCACCAGGAGTTCGGCAGGCCGGACGACCCCGAGTTCCAGGATCCGTTCTGGCGGGTGGTCAGGGCGGGCATGCTCGACGTCGAGCCGCCCGTCCACACCCGTCTGCGGCGGCTGGTCTCCAAGGCGTTCACCCCGCGGATGGTCGAGGCGCTCCGTCCCAAGGTCGCCCGGATCGCCGGCGAGCTGGTGGAGGCGTTCGTCGAGCGCGGCGGCGGAGACCTGATCGCCGAGGTCGCCGAGCCGCTCCCGGTGACCGTGATCGCCGAGATGCTCGGCGTGCCCGAGGCCGACCGCCACCTGCTCCGGCCGTGGTCCGCCGACATCTGCGGCATGTACGAGCTCAACCCCTCCGTCGAGGCCCAGCACACCGCGGTCCGCGCCGCCCAGGAGTTCTCGGACTACCTGGTCGGGCTGGCCCGATCCCGTCGCGCCGACCCCGGCGACGACCTCATCAGCGCGCTCGCCCTGGTCGCCGACGAGGGGGACAGGCTCACCGAGGAAGAGCTGGTCGGCACCTGCGTGCTGCTGCTCAACGCCGGGCACGAGGCCACCGTCAACGTCACCGGCAACGGCTGGTGGTCGCTGTTCCGCAACCCCGCCGAACTGGAGCGGCTGCGCGCGGACCACGGTCTGCTGCCCACCGCGATCGAGGAGCTGATGCGCTGGGACACGCCGCTGCAGATGTTCGAACGCTGGGTGCTCGAGGACATCTCGGTGGGCGGGGTGGACATCCCGCGCGGCACCGAGGTCGCGCTGCTGTTCGGCTCCGCCAACCGCGACCCCGAGGTCTTCGCCGACCCCGACCGCCTGGACGTGAGCCGGGCCGACAACCCGCACATCTCCTTCGGCGCAGGCATCCACTTCTGCCTGGGCGCCCCGCTGGCCAGGATCGAGCTGGCCGAGTCGTTCGGTGCCCTGCTGCGCAGGGCACCGAAGATGGAGCTCGTCGCCGAACCGTCCTGGGGTCCCGGCTACGTCATCCGCGGGCTGCGCTCCCTGGACGTGACCGTCTGACACGTCTGACGTCTCGCGAGTGACCGCCGCCGGGGTGTCACCGGGCGGTCGTCACCGGGTGACCGCCGCCGGGTGGTCGTCACCGGATCAGGAACGGGTCTGGACCAGCCAGCCGAACCCGCCGAACCCCTCGGCGGCGATCAGCTCCGCCTCCTCGGAGGCGCGGGCCAGGGCCTGCAGGTAGCCGCGCGGGTCGTCACGGGCGCGCTCGACGGGCGGACGGCCACCGGTGACGCCCAGCGCGCGCAGCGCCTCGCGCTGGGTGGTCAGGGCCGTGGTGACGGCTCCCACCCGCTCCCCGGCGTCCGCGCAGGCGTCCAGAGCCACATGGGCGGTGATGTCGCACGAGCCGTCGGGCACGGGCGTGACCGTCGCGCCGTCGCGGTATCCGGTCAGCGTGCCGTAGGGCGGGCGATCGCCGCGGGAGTGGGCGTAGTCGATCGCGATCGCCCAGCCGCGCGCGAGCCGGCCGATCACCGCGGCCCACGCCTCGTCGCGCGGTCTGCCGATCTCGGCCCGCTCGCCCGCGGTCCGTATCGGCCACCAGCGGTCCAGCCAGGCCAGATCCGCCTCGGCCGGTCTGTCGCCCAGCCGTTCCCCGCCGTCGGCGGGGTCGACCAGCACCAGCCGGGGCCCGTCGGCGGTCTGCTCGGCGAGGTCGACGGGGATGTTGTCCAGCCACTCGTTGGCGACCACCAGCCCGCGGACTCCCTCCGGCATGGCTCGTGCCCAGACGACCTCCGCGGGCAGCCGCGCCGGCCGGGGAGACAGATCGACGGCGGTCACCCGGAGCCGCGACCGCAGGCCGGGTGGGGCGGCGGCCAGCACACCGGCGGCCAGCACGCCCTCGCCGGCGCCCATGTCGACCAGATCGAGCGCGGCGGGGCGGCCGAGCGCCTCGTCCACCGCCGCCAGCTCGCGCAGCATGGCCTCGGCGAAGACGGGAGACGCGCCGACCGAGGTACGGAAATGCCCGGAGGGACGTTCCCGGAGGTAGAAACCGCTCTCGCCGTAGAGCGCCTGCTCCGTCGCGGCACGCCAGGTGAGCCACACGTCCACAGACGCTACCCGTCGCGGGAGCGGGACGGGATCGGCTTGCGCCGACGCCTCGGATGAGCTCATGACCGAATCCTGTCACCGGCCGCCGCGGTCCTCCCCTCGTGGGGCCATTCCCGTCCCAGGGCCCGAACCGGCCGTGGCGCGCGTGCCCTGGCGTGGCCGCGGCGACCCCGCCCGTTACGCTGGTCAACCAGGCATGGAGCCCCACATGGTCGAAGGACGGGACGTCATGGACGCAGCGGATCGCCCGGCACGTCTGGCCGTCGGGGTCGTCGGAGCGGGAAAGGTCGGTTCGGCGCTCGGTGCCGCCCTCGCCAGGGCCGGTCACCGGGTCGTCGCGGCGAGCGGCGTCTCCGACGCCTCCAGAGACCGGGCGGTCGAGCGGCTCGGCCTCGTCCCGACCAGCCCCGAGGACGTGGTGGCCCACGCCGACCTCGTCCTGCTGACGGTTCCCGACGACGTCCTGCCCGGCCTGGTCTCCGGCCTGGTGGGGGCCGGCGCCGACCTGCGCGGCAAGCTGGTGGTGCACACCAGCGGGGCGTACGGCCTGTCGGTGCTCGACCCGGCGACCGCGGCCGGGGCGTTGCCGCTCGCGCTCCACCCGGTGATGACGTTCACCGGCCGTGACGACGACCTGCGCCGCCTGACGGGCATCTCCTACGGGGTGACCTCCCCCGAGCCGCTCCGCCCGGTGGCGGAGGCGCTGGTCATCGAGATGGAGGGCGAGCCGGTCTGGATCGCCGACGCCGACCGGGCGCTCTACCACGCGGCGCTGGCGGGCGCGGCCAACCACATGGTCACGCTCGTCGCGGAGTCGTCGGAGCTGCTGGGGAGGATCGGCGTGGAGCAGCCGGGCCGGATGCTCGGCCCCCTGCTCGGCGCGGCCCTGGACAATGTGCTGAGGCTCGGCATCGCCGGGCTGACCGGCCCGGTGGTGCGCGGCGACGCCGGCACCGTCCGCAAGCACGTCGACGCGCTCATCCTCGCCGCCCCCGAGGCCGCGGACGCCTACGTGGCGCTCGCTAGGCTCACGGCGGACCGGGCGCTGGCGGCCGGGCTGCTCAAGCCCGAGGCCGCCGAGCGCCTCCTGGACGCGCTGGGAGGCAACATATGGACGTGATCGTGACGCGCGACCGCGCCGGGCTGGTCAAGGCGCGCAAGACCCTCGGGATCGGCGCGGGCGGGGCCACACTGGCGCTGGTGCCGACCATGGGGGCGTTGCACGAGGGCCACCGCTCGCTCATCCGGCTGGCCCACGAGAGGGCCGACCGCGTGGCGGTGAGCATCTTCGTGAACCCGCTCCAGTTCGGCCCCGCTGAAGACTACTCCCGCTACCCCCGCACGCTGGACGCCGATCTGGAGGTGTGCGCGGAGGAGGGGGTGGGCCTGGTGTTCGCCCCGTCCGCGGCGGACATGTATCTGCCTGACCGCCAGGTCGGCGTCTCCGCGGGGGCGATGGGCTCGGTCGTCG contains:
- a CDS encoding aminotransferase class V-fold PLP-dependent enzyme, coding for MSTLTIFTTAAADTASPDAAAAPRTLAARPSGDRPIPAVLGSDLEVPVRGGRIVRYANLDYAASAPCLEPVSAAVAAALPAYSSVHRGAGYASQLTTARYEQARHTVRAFVGARPDDSVIFTRNTTDATNLLARSLPAGTTAVVFDTEHHASLLPWGDAVRLAPPAFPGEAVRAADEALAALDGPKLLVVTAASNVTGELWPIAALAHIAHRHGARILVDAAQLVPHRRLNLTALDLDYVVFSGHKLYAPFGTGALIGRSDWLARAEPYLRGGGAVRAVGDGEADWHDDPESRHEAGTPNVLGAVALAAACDALSATGWSVLVREEERLLHRLRAGLATVPGVRELSLWGPDHPRVGIVSFVVEGFTAREVAEALSADYGIGVRDGKFCAHPFVRHLLGTADGGCEDGTASAVRASIGIGTTAEHVDRLVTALRDLVSRG
- a CDS encoding TerC family protein is translated as MDWVTNPEIWIGFFTLVALEIVLGIDNIIFISILVGKLPEAQRDRARKIGLMVALVSRLALLLALSWVIRLTNPLFEVFGQGISGRDLILIIGGLFLLGKSVFEVHDSLEGKSGHAGSKVAASFGAVIVQIMILDIVFSLDSVITAVGMVDEVGVMIAAVIVAVAVMLVASGPISHFVDRHPSIKMLALSFLILIGVVLIAEGFEQHISKGYIYFAMAFSLVVELFNIRLRSKAGRDEPVELHRRYEPEEQAGGRADS
- a CDS encoding cytochrome P450; this translates as MRFDPWNPEFIAHPYDAYDELRRERPVSFFEPTGQWLIARHADVNALLRDRRLGRSYLHVATHQEFGRPDDPEFQDPFWRVVRAGMLDVEPPVHTRLRRLVSKAFTPRMVEALRPKVARIAGELVEAFVERGGGDLIAEVAEPLPVTVIAEMLGVPEADRHLLRPWSADICGMYELNPSVEAQHTAVRAAQEFSDYLVGLARSRRADPGDDLISALALVADEGDRLTEEELVGTCVLLLNAGHEATVNVTGNGWWSLFRNPAELERLRADHGLLPTAIEELMRWDTPLQMFERWVLEDISVGGVDIPRGTEVALLFGSANRDPEVFADPDRLDVSRADNPHISFGAGIHFCLGAPLARIELAESFGALLRRAPKMELVAEPSWGPGYVIRGLRSLDVTV
- a CDS encoding SAM-dependent methyltransferase, producing the protein MDVWLTWRAATEQALYGESGFYLRERPSGHFRTSVGASPVFAEAMLRELAAVDEALGRPAALDLVDMGAGEGVLAAGVLAAAPPGLRSRLRVTAVDLSPRPARLPAEVVWARAMPEGVRGLVVANEWLDNIPVDLAEQTADGPRLVLVDPADGGERLGDRPAEADLAWLDRWWPIRTAGERAEIGRPRDEAWAAVIGRLARGWAIAIDYAHSRGDRPPYGTLTGYRDGATVTPVPDGSCDITAHVALDACADAGERVGAVTTALTTQREALRALGVTGGRPPVERARDDPRGYLQALARASEEAELIAAEGFGGFGWLVQTRS
- a CDS encoding Rossmann-like and DUF2520 domain-containing protein encodes the protein MDAADRPARLAVGVVGAGKVGSALGAALARAGHRVVAASGVSDASRDRAVERLGLVPTSPEDVVAHADLVLLTVPDDVLPGLVSGLVGAGADLRGKLVVHTSGAYGLSVLDPATAAGALPLALHPVMTFTGRDDDLRRLTGISYGVTSPEPLRPVAEALVIEMEGEPVWIADADRALYHAALAGAANHMVTLVAESSELLGRIGVEQPGRMLGPLLGAALDNVLRLGIAGLTGPVVRGDAGTVRKHVDALILAAPEAADAYVALARLTADRALAAGLLKPEAAERLLDALGGNIWT